In Strigops habroptila isolate Jane chromosome 4, bStrHab1.2.pri, whole genome shotgun sequence, a single genomic region encodes these proteins:
- the ANKRD9 gene encoding ankyrin repeat domain-containing protein 9 translates to MPWSVRWVGGRGAQSQKQCKKSSFAFYQAVRDLLPVWFLEDMRTMEVFHWEDGGKVSVYSPSEALLYALVHDHQPYARHLLTKFPESALAVPSQSFSCCQSSAPHLAMAVRYNRVRVLFRILKAIQAFPPSDRASHLDRRGCSRVEGGKTALHVACELVRPECLLLLLGHGASPCLQDSAGNTPLDTLLQQISHAPAANTRAKLLCLDCLFFFVPQDLQFAMKQQLLDNRQWWQDLLGVSRFQCLVGLAPPSLFVGAMRVLIRTISPEHFPEALDNLPLPHFLKPLDLKLES, encoded by the coding sequence ATGCCTTGGAGCGTCCGGTGGGTCGGCGGCCGCGGGGCCCAGTCCCAGAAGCAGTGCAAGAAATCCTCCTTCGCCTTCTACCAGGCGGTGAGGGACCTGCTGCCTGTCTGGTTCCTGGAGGACATGCGGACCATGGAGGTCTTCCACTGGGAGGACGGGGGCAAGGTGAGTGTGTACTCACCCTCAGAGGCCCTGCTCTACGCGCTGGTGCACGACCACCAGCCCTACGCCCGGCACCTCCTAACTAAGTTCCCCGAGAGCGCCCTGGCTGTGCCCAGCCAAAGCTTCAGCTGCTGTCAGTCCTCGGCCCCACACCTGGCTATGGCTGTCCGCTACAACCGGGTCCGGGTCCTCTTCCGAATCCTCAAGGCTATTCAGGCCTTCCCGCCGAGCGACAGGGCCAGCCACCTGGACCGCCGGGGCTGCAGCCGTGTGGAGGGTGGCAAGACAGCCTTGCACGTTGCCTGCGAACTGGTGCGACCCGagtgcctgctcctgctgcttgggCACGGCGCATCGCCCTGCCTGCAGGACAGTGCCGGGAATACCCCCCTTGACACCTTGCTGCAGCAGATCTCCCACGCGCCGGCAGCTAACACGCGTGCCAAGCTCCTCTGCCTCGACTGCCTCTTCTTCTTCGTGCCTCAGGACCTCCAGTTCGCAATGAAACAGCAACTGTTGGACAACCGGCAGTGGTGGCAGGACCTCCTGGGGGTGAGCAGGTTCCAGTGCCTGGTGGGCTTAGCTCCCCCGTCGCTGTTTGTCGGAGCCATGCGTGTCTTGATCAGGACCATTTCACCTGAGCATTTCCCAGAGGCTTTGGACAATCTGCCCCTGCCTCATTTCCTAAAGCCGTTGGACTTGAAACTGGAAAGCTAG